A region of the Bacteroidales bacterium genome:
AATCCCGACCCATGACGCAGCAAAAGAGAAAATATGAGCAAAAGACCATGTGGGTGGCTATTCTTACTTCAATCACAATGGTTGTGGAAATAATTTTCGGGCTTACCACTAAGTCGATGGCCCTGCTTGCCGACGGCATCCACATGGGTTCGCATGTTCTTGCCATTGGTTTGAGCTGGCTGGCTTACATTATAGTAAGGAGGGTTTCTGATAATGAAAAATACAACGGGAAGTCGGATAAGATCCTCTCCTTGTCCGGTTACAGCAGCGGCCTGATGTTGCTGATATTTGCGATTGTCATCATGGCTGAAGCTGTTAAGCGTTTTTATAATCCAGCTGAGATAAAGTATCATGAAGCCATTCTTATTGCCATCATAGGTCTGATAGTTAATATCGTCAGTGCGATTTTGCTTCATCATGACAATCAACACTCCGATCACAATATACGCGCAGCCTATCTTCATGTTATTGCAGATGCATTGACAAGTGTGTCGGCAATCCTCGGCCTGACCGCAGCGATGATCTGGGGCATTGCCCATATTGATACCATCGCAGCCGTTTTGAGTTCAATATTGATTATCAGGTGGTCGGTCGGATTATTGAAAAATTCCGGGAAAGTATTACTGGATTTGGAAACAGATTC
Encoded here:
- a CDS encoding cation diffusion facilitator family transporter, with the translated sequence MTQQKRKYEQKTMWVAILTSITMVVEIIFGLTTKSMALLADGIHMGSHVLAIGLSWLAYIIVRRVSDNEKYNGKSDKILSLSGYSSGLMLLIFAIVIMAEAVKRFYNPAEIKYHEAILIAIIGLIVNIVSAILLHHDNQHSDHNIRAAYLHVIADALTSVSAILGLTAAMIWGIAHIDTIAAVLSSILIIRWSVGLLKNSGKVLLDLETDSDHHTH